One window from the genome of Choloepus didactylus isolate mChoDid1 chromosome 2, mChoDid1.pri, whole genome shotgun sequence encodes:
- the C2H1orf174 gene encoding UPF0688 protein C1orf174 homolog, with product MRSRKLAGGVRSSARLRGRSCSAAALASAQEADVTKSAKTVCLTSSSHRATERRTSKKFKCDKDSLVKSELQKLVTKSDSASLPKIIPEAPGENEPPEFAGSQVLFLGNEVGAPMPHEGEGLPLSHHRVVDDSCSTKIGDSLPLPNHRASAEASESSSTVQDEAASEVEKVQKPPLQMDNSVFLDDDSNQPMPVSRFFGNVELMQDLPPVSSSCPSMSRREFRKMHFRAKDDDDDDDDAEM from the exons ATGAGGAGCCGGAAG CTCGCAGGTGGAGTGCGCTCCTCGGCCCGCCTGAGAGGCAGAAGTTGCTCGGCAGCCGCGTTGGCCTCTGCACAGGAAGCGGACGTCACCAAGTCTGCCAAGACAGTGTGTCTG aCTTCCTCATCACACAGAGCTACTGAGAGGCGAACATCCAAGAAGTTCAAGTGTGACAAAGATAGCCTTGTGAAGTCAGAGTTACAGAAACTGGTAACTAAAAGTGATAGTGCCTCCTTGCCAAAGATCATACCTGAGGCCCCTGGTGAAAATGAGCCTCCAGAATTTGCTGGAAGCCAAGTATTGTTTCTGGGAAATGAAGTTGGTGCCCCCATGCCACATGAGGGCGAAGGCCTTCCCCTCAGTCACCACAGAGTTGTGGATGACAGCTGCTCAACAAAGATTGGAGACAGCCTGCCCCTGCCAAATCACAGAGCCAGCGCGGAAGCATCTGAGAGCAGCTCCACAGTGCAGGATGAGGCAGCCTCGGAGGTAGAGAAGGTGCAGAAGCCACCACTGCAGATGGACAACAGCGTCTTTCTAGATGATGACAGCAATCAGCCGATGCCAGTGAGCCGATTCTTTGGAAATGTCGAGCTCATGCAG GACCTTCCACCAGTGTCTTCATCTTGTCCTTCGATGAGCAGACGAGAGTTCAGAAAAATGCATTTCAGAGCCAAAGATGATGATGACGACGACGATGATGCAGAAATgtag